The Streptomyces asoensis DNA window CGACGGGCGGCGAGGAAGACGGCGTCTCGCACGAGATCAACGACTCGCTGTACACGACGGTCGACGACGCGGTGCGCACCGTCGAGGCGCTCGGTCTGGGCGAGAAGGGCCGATACCTGCTGGCCGCGTCCTTCGGCAACGTGCACGGCGTGTACAAGCCGGGCAACGTCGTGCTCCGCCCCGACCTGCTCAAGGAGCTGAACGAGGGCATCGCCGCGAAGTACGGCAAGCCGGCCGGCTCCCAGCCGTTCGACTTCGTCTTCCACGGCGGCTCGGGCTCCACCCCGCAGGAGATCGCGACCGCGCTGGAGAACGGCGTCGTCAAGATGAACATCGACACGGACACGCAGTACGCCTTCACGCGTCCCGTCGCCGACCACATGTTCCGCAACTACGACGGCGTCCTGAAGGTCGACGGCGAGGTCGGCTCCAAGAAGACCTACGACCCGCGCACCTGGGGCAAGCTCGCCGAGGCGGGCATGGCCGCCCGCGTCACCGAGGCCACGCAGCACCTGCGGTCCGCGGGCCAGAAGATCAAGTAGTCCCGCGAGGGGTCACCCCGGGGCGCTTCCCGGGTGACCCCGCGGTTCCACGGGTACGGGTGAGCCCGGCGTCTGTCTACGGCGCCGGGCTCGCTGTATACCTGGGGGCATGCCCGACGTCCGGATGGCCTCGCCCCGCGGCAGGTGGATCCTGCTCACCACCGTCCTCGGCTCCAGCATGGCCCTGCTGGACTCGACCGTCGTCAACGTGGCGCTGCCGCGCATCGGCCGCGACCTGGACGCCGACCTGGCCGTCCTCCAGTGGACCGTCAACGCGTACCTGCTGACGCTGGCCGGGCTGATCCTGCTCGGCGGGTCGCTCGGGGACCACTACGGGCGCCGGAAGGTGTTCGTGATCGGGGTGGTGTGGTTCGCCGCCGCCTCGCTGCTGTGCGGGATCGCCCCGAACGCGGGCGTGCTGATCGCCGCGCGCGCCTTGCAGGGGGTCGGCGGCGCGCTCCTCACACCGGGCTCCCTGGCGCTCATCCAGGCCTCCTTCCACCACGACGACCGGGGGCGGGCCGTGGGCCTGTGGTCCGGCTTCGGGGGCATCGGCGCTGCCGTGGGCCCGTTCCTGGGCGGCTGGCTGGTGGACGGTCCGGGCTGGCGCTGGGTGTTCCTGCTGAACGTGCCGCTCGCGGTGGTGTGCGTACCGGTCGCGCTGCGGCACGTACCGGAGTCGGACGGCCGTCCCGTGCGGGCCGACGCGGCCGCGGGCGCCGCCGGCCCGTCCGGCGACACGTCCGCCCGCGCTGCCGCCGGGGCCGGTGCCGGCGCGGGGAAGGCCCGTCCGCACGGCCGTCCGCACGTCCCCTTCGACGTGCTGGGCGCCTTCCTGGGCGCGCTGGCGCTCGCCCTCGTCACGTACGCGCTGATCGAGGCCCCGGGCGGTTCCACGGGGGTGGTCTCGGTGGCGGCGGTGGCGGGACTGGCCGCCGGGGCGGCCTTCGTGGTGGTGGAGCGTCGCAGCGCGGACCCGATGCTGCCGCTGGACATCTTCGGCTCGCGCCAGTTCACGGCCGTCAACCTGGTCACCCTGTGCGTGTACGCGGCGTTCGGCGGCTTCTTCTTCCTGTCGGCGGTCCAGCTCCAGGTCGTGGTCGGCTGGTCCGCCCTCGGCGCGGGTACGGCGCTGCTGCCGACGACCGTGCTGATGCTGCTGCTGTCCGCCCGCTCCGGCGAACTGGCCGAGCACATCGGGCCGCGGATCCCGCTCACCGTCGGCCCGCTGCTGTGCGCCGCCGGCATGCTCCTGATGCTGCGGGTCGGGCCGGGCGCCTCCTACGCCGCCGACGTGCTGCCCGCCGTGCTGGTGCTGGGCTGCGGCATGGTCACGCTGGTGGCGCCGCTCACCGCGACCGTCCTGGCCTCCGTGGACGTCTCCCGGGCCGGTGTGGCCAGCGGCGTCAACAACGCGGCGGCCCGGGCAGCCGGTCTGGTGGCCGTGGCCGCGCTGCCGCTGCTGACCGGCATGAGCGCGGAGGCGTACCGCTCGGCCACCGCCTTCGACGAGGCTTTCGGGCGGGCGATGGTCCTGTGCGCGGCGGTGCTCGTGGTGGGCGCGGTGCTCGCCTTCGCGACGGTGCGCCGCCCGGCCCCGGACTGCCGCAGGCCGGAGTGCAGGACACACGGGAGCGTGCTCGCGCCCCCGCTGGAGGGCGAGCGCACCAAGGGACGCCTGACCCTGGGCGACGGCTGACCCGGCCGGACGGGCACTGACCCGGCCGGGCGGCGGCCGTCCGGGAGGAGGGCGGCCAGGAGGGCGGGGCCGCCTTCCTCCCGGCCGCCGATAGCGCAGACTGGACGCATGTCCATTCACGAAAACCTTCTCGGGGGACCGCCCCCGACCCACCTTCCCGACGACCCCGAGCCGCGCGAGCTCCTCGCGAACGGCACGGCGCCCGCCGACGTCGCCGCGAAGTACCCGACGTCCTCGCTGGCCTGGGCCCAGCTCTGTGACGACGCGTTCGAGCGGGGCAGCGTGGTGGAGTCGTACGCCTACGCCCGTACGGGGTACCACCGCGGCCTGGACAGCCTGCGGCGCAACGGCTGGAAGGGCCACGGCCCGGTGCCCTGGGAACACGAACCGAACCGCGGCTTCCTGCGCGCCCTGCACGGCCTCGCCCGCGCCGCCCAGGCGATCGGCGAGCAGGAGGAGTGGGAGCGCTGCTCGGAGTTTTTGAAGGACTCCTCGCCCACGGCGGCCCAGACCCTGGGATAGCCGTTCACCTGCGCTTTCCCGCGAGGCCCGCCCGGGTGTGACCCGTGCGGGCCTTGCGTTTTGCGGACGGCATTGCGCACTATGTGCCGGTGGGGACCGGGGCCCCCGTGTCGGTAACGGCAGGGGCGGACCGCTACCCGGAGTACAACAGGAGACAGCGATGTCCCAGCAGGCTCAGCCCCAAGAGGCTTCGGAGCCCGAGACCCCGCATCTCGACTTCGCCGGCACGACGCCGTACGAGGACTACGTCAAGGCGGACGTGCTCACCCACCTCCAGCACACCCTCTCCGACGACCCCGGAGAGATGGTCTTCCTCGTGACGACCCAGGTGATGGAACTGTGGTTCACCGTCATCGTGCACGAGTGGGAGACCGCCGCGCAGGCGCTGCGCGAGGACCGGGTGCCGGTGGCGATCGACGCGCTGAAGCGTTCCGTCCGTGAACTGGACGCCCTGAACGCGTCCTGGCGGCCGCTCGGCCAGCTGACCCCGGCGCAGTTCAACTCGTACCGTTCCGCGCTCGGCGAGGGGTCGGGTTTCCAGTCGGCGATGTACCGCCGCATGGAGTTCCTCCTCGGGGACAAGTCCGCGTCCATGCTGGTGCCGCACCGGGGCGCGCCCCGCGTCCACGCGGAACTGGAGAAGGCGCTGCACGAGCCCAGCCTGTACGACGAGGTGCTGCGGCTGCTGGCCCGGCGCGGTCACGCGATCCCGTCGTCCGTCCTGGAGCGGGACGTCTCGCGGCGCTACGAGCCCTCCGCGGAGGTCGAGGCGGTCTGGACGGCCGTGTACTCGGGCGAGGAGGGCGACGAGGTCGCACGCCTCGGCGAGGCGCTGACGGACGTGGCCGAGCTGGTGTGGCGCTGGCGCAACGACCACCTCGTCGCCACCCGCCGCGCGATGGGCGCGAAGGCCGGCACCGGCGGTTCGGCCGGGGTGGCCTGGCTGGAGAAGCGCGCGCAGAAGAACGTGTTCCCCGAGCTGTGGACGGCCAGGTCCCATGTCTGAGCGCCTGGTCCTCGCGGCGAAGGAACGGGACGACGCCGATCCGCTGGCGGACCGGCGCGCCGGGTTCGTCCTGGACGACGTGGTCTACCTGGACGGCAACTCGCTGGGCGCGCTGCCCGCGGCCGTCCCCGGCCGGGTCGAGGACGTGGTGCGCCGCCAGTGGGGCGAGCTGCGGATCCGGTCGTGGGACGAGAGCGGCTGGTGGACGGCGCCCGAGCGGATCGGCGACCGGATCGCCCCGCTGGTGGGCGCGGCGGCCGGGCAGATCGTGGTCGGTGACTCCACCAGCGTCAACGTCTTCAAGGCGCTCGTCGGCGCGGTACGCCTGGTGGACGACGGCCGGGACGAGATCCTCGTCGACGCGACGACCTTCCCCACGGACGGTTACATCGCCGGGTCCGCGGCCCGTCTCACCGGCCGCACCCTGCGCCCGGTGACGCCGGACGAGGTGCCGGCGGCGCTGTCGGAGCGGACGGCCGCCGTGCTGCTCAACCACGTCGACTACCGCACCGGACGGCTGCACGACCTGCCGTCGCTGACCGCCGCCGTGCGCGCGGCGGGCGCGGTCGCCGTCTGGGACCTGTGCCACAGCGCGGGCGCCCTGCCCGTCGGCCTCGACGAGCACGGTGTGGACCTCGCGGTGGGCTGCACCTACAAGTACCTGAACGGCGGCCCGGGTTCACCGGCGTACCTGTACGTCCGCCAGGGTCTCCAGGACCGGTTCGACTCGCCGCTGCCCGGCTGGAACTCGCATACCGAGCCCTTCGGCATGCGGGAGGAGTACGCGCCGGTGGCCGGTGCGCGGCGCGGGCGGGTCGGCACCCCGGACATCCTGTCGATGCTGGCGCTGGAGGCCGCGCTCGACGTCTGGGACGGGGTCCGCGTCGAGGACGTGCGGGAGAAGTCGCTGGCCCTGACGGACTTCTTCCTGGAGTGCGTCGCGGCCTACGTCCCCGCAGGGCGCGTCGAGTCGCTCACCCCGGTGCGGCACGAGGAGCGCGGCAGCCAGGTGGCGCTGCGCTGCGCGGATGC harbors:
- the fbaA gene encoding class II fructose-bisphosphate aldolase produces the protein MPIATPEVYNEMLDRAKAGKFAYPAINVTSSQTLHAALRGFAEAESDGIIQITTGGAEFAGGQYSKDMVSGALALAEFAHIVAEKYPVTVALHTDHCPKDKLDGFVRPLLAISEERVKAGRNPLFQSHMWDGSAETLADNLAVAQELLARTAAAKIILEVEITPTGGEEDGVSHEINDSLYTTVDDAVRTVEALGLGEKGRYLLAASFGNVHGVYKPGNVVLRPDLLKELNEGIAAKYGKPAGSQPFDFVFHGGSGSTPQEIATALENGVVKMNIDTDTQYAFTRPVADHMFRNYDGVLKVDGEVGSKKTYDPRTWGKLAEAGMAARVTEATQHLRSAGQKIK
- a CDS encoding MFS transporter, which encodes MPDVRMASPRGRWILLTTVLGSSMALLDSTVVNVALPRIGRDLDADLAVLQWTVNAYLLTLAGLILLGGSLGDHYGRRKVFVIGVVWFAAASLLCGIAPNAGVLIAARALQGVGGALLTPGSLALIQASFHHDDRGRAVGLWSGFGGIGAAVGPFLGGWLVDGPGWRWVFLLNVPLAVVCVPVALRHVPESDGRPVRADAAAGAAGPSGDTSARAAAGAGAGAGKARPHGRPHVPFDVLGAFLGALALALVTYALIEAPGGSTGVVSVAAVAGLAAGAAFVVVERRSADPMLPLDIFGSRQFTAVNLVTLCVYAAFGGFFFLSAVQLQVVVGWSALGAGTALLPTTVLMLLLSARSGELAEHIGPRIPLTVGPLLCAAGMLLMLRVGPGASYAADVLPAVLVLGCGMVTLVAPLTATVLASVDVSRAGVASGVNNAAARAAGLVAVAALPLLTGMSAEAYRSATAFDEAFGRAMVLCAAVLVVGAVLAFATVRRPAPDCRRPECRTHGSVLAPPLEGERTKGRLTLGDG
- a CDS encoding DUF3151 domain-containing protein — translated: MSIHENLLGGPPPTHLPDDPEPRELLANGTAPADVAAKYPTSSLAWAQLCDDAFERGSVVESYAYARTGYHRGLDSLRRNGWKGHGPVPWEHEPNRGFLRALHGLARAAQAIGEQEEWERCSEFLKDSSPTAAQTLG
- a CDS encoding tryptophan 2,3-dioxygenase family protein; the protein is MSQQAQPQEASEPETPHLDFAGTTPYEDYVKADVLTHLQHTLSDDPGEMVFLVTTQVMELWFTVIVHEWETAAQALREDRVPVAIDALKRSVRELDALNASWRPLGQLTPAQFNSYRSALGEGSGFQSAMYRRMEFLLGDKSASMLVPHRGAPRVHAELEKALHEPSLYDEVLRLLARRGHAIPSSVLERDVSRRYEPSAEVEAVWTAVYSGEEGDEVARLGEALTDVAELVWRWRNDHLVATRRAMGAKAGTGGSAGVAWLEKRAQKNVFPELWTARSHV
- the kynU gene encoding kynureninase gives rise to the protein MSERLVLAAKERDDADPLADRRAGFVLDDVVYLDGNSLGALPAAVPGRVEDVVRRQWGELRIRSWDESGWWTAPERIGDRIAPLVGAAAGQIVVGDSTSVNVFKALVGAVRLVDDGRDEILVDATTFPTDGYIAGSAARLTGRTLRPVTPDEVPAALSERTAAVLLNHVDYRTGRLHDLPSLTAAVRAAGAVAVWDLCHSAGALPVGLDEHGVDLAVGCTYKYLNGGPGSPAYLYVRQGLQDRFDSPLPGWNSHTEPFGMREEYAPVAGARRGRVGTPDILSMLALEAALDVWDGVRVEDVREKSLALTDFFLECVAAYVPAGRVESLTPVRHEERGSQVALRCADAAEVMDRLVGRGVVGDFRSPDVLRFGFTPLYVGFADVERAARLLAEELR